The following are encoded together in the Candidatus Bandiella woodruffii genome:
- the hflC gene encoding protease modulator HflC — MKNIFLIGLVVVVIFVGNSLYVLDQRETAIIIQFGKVVGEELEPGLKFKLPIIQNVRFFDKRIQNLSFNMSDNSEVVALDQKTMKVDAYAKYKIIDPKKFYETAQDEMKFKARLESIVESGIREVMGQVKFKDILGVKRAEIRENVVKLVNEDSKKFGVDVIDVRLIRVNLPDKTRNAVYERMRTEREKEAKEIRAIGNQESEIIKATSDKERAVIIAESKKQAEIIKGHGDATAINIYANAYNKDKDFYEYYKSLEVYKNSFGENSSLVVSSENKFLRYFNNQ; from the coding sequence ATGAAAAATATATTTCTAATTGGCTTGGTGGTTGTTGTGATTTTTGTGGGGAACTCTTTATACGTGTTGGATCAAAGAGAAACTGCCATCATCATCCAATTTGGTAAAGTGGTTGGGGAAGAGCTTGAACCTGGTTTGAAATTCAAATTACCAATTATTCAAAACGTTAGGTTCTTTGATAAGAGAATACAAAACCTATCGTTTAATATGAGTGATAATAGTGAAGTAGTTGCCCTTGACCAGAAAACGATGAAAGTGGATGCTTATGCAAAATACAAAATCATTGATCCTAAAAAGTTTTATGAAACTGCACAAGATGAGATGAAATTTAAGGCCAGGCTTGAGTCTATCGTTGAATCTGGAATTAGGGAAGTTATGGGGCAGGTGAAATTTAAAGATATTTTAGGCGTTAAAAGGGCTGAAATACGTGAAAATGTTGTTAAATTAGTAAACGAGGATTCGAAAAAATTTGGGGTGGATGTGATTGACGTTAGGTTGATCAGGGTGAACTTACCAGACAAAACCAGAAATGCGGTTTACGAAAGAATGCGTACCGAAAGGGAAAAAGAAGCAAAGGAGATTCGTGCCATTGGTAATCAGGAAAGCGAAATAATTAAGGCAACTTCTGATAAGGAAAGGGCTGTGATTATTGCGGAGTCCAAAAAGCAGGCTGAGATAATTAAGGGGCATGGAGATGCAACCGCAATCAATATATATGCAAATGCCTATAATAAGGACAAGGATTTTTATGAATATTACAAATCTTTAGAAGTATATAAAAATTCTTTTGGGGAAAACTCGTCGTTAGTTGTGTCGTCTGAAAATAAGTTTCTGCGATACTTTAATAATCAATAA
- a CDS encoding D-alanine--D-alanine ligase family protein, producing the protein MERIQVGVLFGGKSAEHEVSIVSASSIIKNLNSQKYDITPIYIDVHGKWHYLELIAVQDLSNVVREVRMIKGRILENKCDIAISSNIGNPDKRLDVIFPIIHGTLGEDGAVQGVFELLNIPYVGSNVLSSAITMDKEITKKLLQQHGISMTPFISIKEHEYTPSNQDEIIKRIFSGVSFPMFVKPANCGSSIGINKVKNEAELKGAISDAFKYDQKILVEQGVAAREIEVSVLENIEDYSTPIVSHPAELIPNDEFYSYKAKYIMENGARFEIPANLPASTADLIRKTAGEVFKILECNCLARVDFFLEQGTDRVFFNEINTLPGFTEISLYPKLLGHYGIGYSKLLDMLIDLAQNKHKTRQNKITNSVEILSTIQQLK; encoded by the coding sequence ATGGAAAGGATTCAAGTAGGCGTTTTGTTTGGTGGTAAATCTGCTGAACATGAAGTTTCTATTGTTTCTGCTTCGTCGATTATTAAAAATTTGAATTCGCAAAAATATGATATAACACCAATTTATATTGATGTTCATGGAAAGTGGCACTATTTGGAATTGATTGCTGTACAAGATCTGTCCAACGTGGTACGTGAAGTTAGAATGATTAAGGGGCGTATTTTGGAAAACAAGTGTGATATCGCGATCAGTTCTAATATTGGCAATCCCGATAAAAGACTAGATGTGATATTCCCTATCATACACGGCACTTTAGGCGAGGATGGCGCAGTCCAAGGGGTTTTTGAGCTATTGAATATACCTTATGTTGGATCAAATGTTCTGAGCTCTGCAATTACTATGGATAAGGAAATAACAAAAAAACTTCTCCAACAACATGGCATTAGTATGACGCCGTTTATTAGCATCAAAGAACACGAATATACGCCGTCAAATCAAGATGAAATTATAAAAAGAATATTCTCCGGGGTTAGCTTCCCTATGTTTGTAAAACCTGCTAATTGTGGGTCAAGCATTGGCATCAATAAAGTGAAAAATGAAGCTGAACTAAAAGGTGCAATCTCTGATGCATTCAAGTATGATCAAAAAATTCTGGTAGAACAAGGTGTCGCTGCCAGGGAAATTGAAGTTTCGGTACTTGAAAACATTGAGGATTACAGCACTCCGATCGTAAGCCATCCTGCAGAACTAATTCCAAACGATGAATTCTATAGCTATAAAGCAAAGTACATAATGGAGAATGGAGCCAGATTTGAAATTCCAGCCAATCTGCCCGCAAGCACTGCTGATTTAATCAGAAAGACTGCAGGAGAAGTGTTTAAAATTTTAGAGTGTAACTGTTTGGCTAGGGTTGATTTTTTTCTGGAGCAAGGTACCGACAGAGTGTTTTTTAACGAAATAAATACGTTGCCGGGATTTACAGAGATCAGTCTGTACCCCAAGTTATTGGGGCATTACGGGATTGGATATTCTAAGTTGCTTGATATGCTAATTGACCTGGCGCAAAACAAGCATAAGACCAGACAAAATAAAATTACAAATTCTGTTGAAATACTAAGCACAATCCAGCAGCTAAAATAA
- a CDS encoding prepilin peptidase: protein MLGNFATSFYFRIPKNIPLLGFNYFTSTPPHCSYCNHLLKLKEFAPIIGYWLCKGRCNYCGAKIDANYFVIEVFALFLSLFCYFHFYFLDWYLIFILFGISSLIISMLFSKLQKIDMKFMLFILFLGIIYSTLINLTIYNWVFKASISSVIATFLMHARYKYHFSSKYYDICKILFTALIWFDLNSMIPYALFILANYALLRRYNFSFSKHVHNYSYFIMFLFSIINHLVVV from the coding sequence ATGTTGGGAAATTTTGCTACATCATTTTATTTCAGAATCCCAAAAAACATCCCTCTGTTGGGATTTAATTACTTCACCTCAACACCCCCTCATTGTTCATATTGCAACCATCTACTCAAACTCAAGGAGTTTGCCCCTATAATTGGCTACTGGTTGTGCAAAGGCAGGTGCAATTATTGTGGGGCGAAAATTGATGCAAACTACTTTGTGATAGAAGTATTTGCACTATTTTTATCATTGTTCTGTTACTTTCATTTTTATTTTTTGGATTGGTATCTAATTTTTATATTGTTTGGCATATCATCCCTAATTATATCGATGCTATTTTCTAAACTCCAAAAAATTGATATGAAGTTCATGCTCTTTATCTTATTCTTAGGCATTATTTATAGTACATTAATCAATTTAACTATTTATAATTGGGTTTTTAAGGCGTCTATTAGCTCCGTCATTGCGACGTTTTTGATGCATGCCAGGTATAAGTATCATTTTAGTAGTAAATATTACGATATATGCAAAATTTTGTTCACAGCTTTGATTTGGTTTGATTTAAATTCAATGATACCTTATGCTCTATTTATATTGGCGAATTATGCCTTGTTGCGGAGGTATAACTTTTCTTTCTCCAAACATGTGCACAATTATAGTTATTTTATCATGTTTTTGTTTAGTATCATTAATCATTTAGTCGTAGTATGA
- a CDS encoding transposase codes for MRAISDIELEEDKSYYDGSLDWYFSKYVKDYTYVRYLFIVVVIFTVAALLIYKTSLLTDDIKKYPFPIYFEDEVNYVANIKGIGDEGENVNISLAKYIIARYVKKVEEFDENSSDPKNLEKRLTFIKTLSSLKVFQQYFHNGSVARWNKERYSGVDYRIKKRKMSSAHQIIMVCLDQLVGSEHQYRKFKELFNFGAVEQELKGIESPANYKGYGVLRLFKCLLLQFMEDLSDRELERYLSDSVAAKWFCDFDLTEATPDYSVFSRIRSKIGTNLLSKIFAIFRDQLKSQGYMSEVFTFVDASHLISKANLWEERDEARKQKYEKLNNEVLPKVAHDKQAKIGCKGGSKFWYGYKKNM; via the coding sequence ATGAGGGCAATATCTGATATCGAGCTTGAAGAGGATAAATCTTATTACGATGGGTCTCTTGACTGGTATTTTAGCAAGTATGTTAAGGATTACACATACGTTAGGTATCTGTTTATAGTTGTGGTTATTTTTACTGTAGCTGCACTGTTAATTTATAAAACCTCACTGCTTACGGATGATATAAAAAAGTATCCATTTCCAATTTATTTTGAGGACGAGGTTAATTATGTTGCCAACATAAAAGGGATAGGCGATGAGGGTGAAAATGTTAATATTTCTCTTGCGAAATACATAATAGCACGATACGTCAAAAAGGTGGAGGAATTTGATGAAAACAGTAGTGACCCCAAGAATTTGGAAAAAAGACTGACTTTCATAAAAACCTTATCATCACTTAAGGTTTTTCAGCAGTACTTCCATAATGGGAGTGTTGCAAGATGGAATAAAGAAAGGTATAGTGGAGTGGATTACAGAATAAAGAAGAGAAAAATGTCATCAGCGCATCAAATAATAATGGTATGTTTGGATCAATTGGTTGGTAGTGAGCATCAATATCGCAAATTTAAGGAGCTGTTTAATTTTGGGGCAGTAGAGCAAGAGCTGAAGGGAATTGAATCTCCTGCTAATTATAAGGGATATGGTGTTTTACGTTTATTTAAATGCTTGTTGTTACAGTTTATGGAAGATTTGTCAGATCGTGAACTAGAAAGATATTTGAGTGACAGTGTTGCAGCCAAGTGGTTTTGTGATTTTGATTTAACCGAAGCCACACCTGATTATAGCGTTTTTAGTAGAATCCGCTCAAAGATAGGAACAAATTTGTTATCAAAAATCTTTGCCATTTTTAGAGATCAACTAAAATCTCAAGGATATATGAGCGAGGTATTTACTTTTGTTGATGCAAGTCACTTGATCTCCAAAGCTAATTTATGGGAAGAGCGGGATGAAGCCAGAAAACAAAAATATGAAAAACTTAACAACGAAGTCTTGCCTAAAGTCGCACATGATAAACAAGCCAAAATAGGGTGCAAGGGTGGTAGTAAATTTTGGTATGGCTATAAGAAAAACATGTAA
- a CDS encoding transposase, translated as MINKVAITPANVTDAKGVAHVLPNSGAVYADKGYCVAPAKNAAKSRGIHFCAIKKNNMKQKNFDLDRYYTSIRAPFERVFSQDNKRLRYIGIAKNQFAEFMNAICFNLKRLTVLTA; from the coding sequence ATGATCAACAAGGTTGCTATAACGCCTGCTAATGTTACCGATGCAAAGGGAGTTGCGCATGTTTTACCAAATAGTGGAGCAGTTTATGCTGACAAAGGGTATTGTGTTGCACCAGCAAAGAATGCAGCTAAAAGCAGAGGTATTCATTTTTGCGCCATCAAGAAAAACAATATGAAGCAAAAGAATTTTGACCTTGATCGATACTATACTTCCATAAGGGCTCCGTTTGAGAGGGTGTTTTCTCAAGATAATAAACGATTGCGATACATAGGAATTGCCAAAAATCAGTTTGCTGAATTTATGAATGCTATCTGCTTTAATTTAAAACGTTTAACGGTTCTTACTGCCTAA
- the virB9 gene encoding P-type conjugative transfer protein VirB9, with product MNNKIMKKHIKTLLASFVLIFSIFMNAEATVMPRPIGGENRIKIINYVPNAVFRYVGHYYYQTIIEFSLEEEIQTITMGTPTPWQIIPAGNRIFLKPIESDATTNMTVITNKRMYFFEMHAQHATSINDQDLAFIVKFVYPSDNYSTIQHVSNSGGPDLTKPEIYNFNYKISGNAKNIEPVQIFDDGRFTYFKFRELNTEIPAIFLVHSDGTEGIINYRVEKGYIVVERVAQKYTLRHGNDVICVFNENPVL from the coding sequence TTGAACAATAAAATAATGAAAAAACATATAAAAACTTTGCTAGCGTCTTTTGTTCTGATTTTTAGTATTTTCATGAATGCAGAGGCAACTGTGATGCCTAGGCCAATTGGGGGAGAAAATAGGATTAAGATAATCAATTATGTTCCTAATGCTGTTTTTAGATATGTTGGACATTATTACTATCAAACTATTATAGAATTTTCTTTAGAGGAAGAAATACAAACAATTACCATGGGAACACCAACCCCATGGCAGATAATACCTGCGGGTAATAGAATTTTCTTAAAACCCATAGAAAGTGATGCAACAACCAATATGACCGTCATCACTAATAAAAGAATGTATTTTTTTGAAATGCATGCGCAACATGCAACAAGCATTAATGACCAAGACCTGGCTTTTATAGTTAAATTCGTATATCCTAGCGACAACTACTCCACAATACAGCATGTTTCAAACAGTGGTGGTCCAGATTTAACAAAACCTGAGATATACAACTTTAATTACAAAATTAGCGGTAATGCAAAAAACATAGAACCTGTGCAAATTTTTGATGATGGGAGGTTCACATACTTTAAATTTAGGGAGCTTAATACGGAAATTCCTGCGATATTTTTAGTGCACTCAGACGGAACTGAGGGTATAATCAATTATCGTGTTGAAAAGGGGTATATTGTGGTTGAGAGAGTTGCACAGAAATATACTCTGCGGCATGGTAATGACGTTATATGCGTTTTTAATGAAAATCCTGTGTTATAA
- a CDS encoding IS6 family transposase, translating to MEVSHETIRAWCIKFGKRFLDIIKKKQRKVKDKWHLDEMSIKINGKYFILWRAVDEDGYEIDVFLQTRRNKKSAIRFLSRLLQSNPVPRVIVTDKLKSYTKPIKEMCPKTEHRRHKGLNNRVENAHQPTRRKEKCLIKFKSPSGVQQTLSLMGKIRNIFSVDVGRYINSSSKQKEMFFEAKSIWDHAAQSIAAA from the coding sequence ATAGAAGTAAGCCATGAAACGATAAGAGCATGGTGTATTAAATTTGGAAAAAGGTTTTTAGATATAATCAAGAAGAAGCAGAGGAAAGTAAAGGATAAATGGCATTTGGATGAGATGAGCATTAAAATTAACGGTAAATATTTTATTTTGTGGAGAGCTGTAGATGAAGATGGATATGAGATAGATGTCTTCCTACAGACCAGACGTAATAAAAAGTCTGCGATAAGGTTTTTATCAAGATTATTACAATCAAATCCAGTACCCAGAGTAATCGTGACAGATAAATTAAAAAGCTATACCAAACCTATAAAAGAAATGTGCCCTAAAACAGAGCATAGGCGCCATAAAGGATTAAATAATAGGGTTGAAAATGCACACCAACCAACACGCAGGAAAGAGAAATGCCTAATAAAATTCAAATCTCCTTCTGGGGTACAGCAAACTCTTTCTTTGATGGGAAAAATAAGGAACATATTTTCAGTAGATGTGGGCAGGTATATTAACAGTTCTAGCAAGCAAAAAGAAATGTTTTTCGAAGCTAAATCTATTTGGGATCACGCCGCTCAATCCATAGCTGCTGCATAA